The Sphaerochaeta globosa str. Buddy region CAATTTGCCCTTTCCCTTATTGGTGAACTGATAGATGGTATGCAGGGCGAGCAACAGGTAGATGACCCCCCAAATGGAGAAGGTGATGCCTGCTGGAGCGAACAGATTTGGGTAGGAGTCGGAGACAGCTCCTGTATTCATGCCTGCAATCGGAAGAATGTTGGCAAGGGCATTTACGGTAACCATGACCAAATAGCTGAGAGCAACAAGAACGGGGACTCGTTTCATACAACCTCCAGACAGATGGATCTCTTGCTGTCAGTCTATCAGCGAAACGAGAGAAGTCAAAACAAATAGAGCAGAAGCGTATTGTATTGTATACTAGCCTATACAAGGAGTTGCCAATGTATAAACCAAATCCTCAGCGTTACGATGCCATGTTGTATAATCGGTGTGGCAAAAGCGGCTTGAAGCTGCCTGCCATCTCACTCGGACTGTGGCAGAACTTCGGAGATCAGACATCTTTGGCGAATGCAAGAAAAATGTTGCATACGGCTTTTGATCTCGGTATCACCCACTTCGACTTGGCCAACAATTATGGGCCTCCCCCTGGTTCTGCAGAGCTTAACTTTGGAAAGCTTTTGGCTCAGGATTTTGCTTCCTACCGTGATGAATTGGTCATCTCCACCAAGGCCGGGTATCTGATGACTCCCGGTCCTTATGGGGAGTGGGGAAGCCGCAAATATCTTTTGAACAGTCTCGATGCAAGCCTGATGCGAATGGGCCTTGAGTATGTGGATATTTTCTACTCACACCGCTTTGATCCCGACACCCCCCTTGAGGAGACCATGGGGGCATTGGCTACTGCATACCATAGCGGAAAGTGCCTCTATGTGGGCATTTCCTCCTATTCGGCCGCCAAGACAAAGGAAGCGTATTCCCTTCTCAAGCAGATGGGTATTCCTTTGCTCATTCACCAACCCTCCTATTCCATGCTCAATCGTTGGGTTGAGGCAGATCTGTTGGGTACGTTGGATGAACTGGGAGTGGGGACCATCTGCTTCTCTCCCTTGGCCCAGGGCATGTTGACCGATCGCTACTTAGAGGATATTCCGCAGGGTAGCCGTGCTTCACGCCAAGGCAGTTCACTTTCCCAGAACATGCTCAGTGAGGAGAATCTGGCCCATATCCGTTCTCTCAACGATATTGCCAAAGAGCGTGGGCAAAGCTTACCGCAAATGGCTTTGGCTTGGTGTCTGAGACGAAAGGAGATAACCAGCGTCCTTATCGGTGCAAGTTCTGCTGAACAGGTTAGCGAAAATGTGGCTGCTTTGCAGAATTTGGTTTTCTCATCGGACGAGCTTGCAAAGATTGATGCGTACGCAAAGGATGGAAATATCAATCTTTGGGCTCGATCCAGCAAGGATTGACAAGAATATTTGCTTCTGTTATATTGTTCGCAACTTAATTGAATAAAAGGAATGCGTATGCAAGCCATATATGATTTCAAGGCAGTTGCGAACAATCAGCGTGAATTCGACTTTTCCACGTTGCAGGGCAAGACCCTGCTGATTGTCAATACTGCCAGCAAATGTGGATTTTCACCTCAGTACGACGATTTGGAGAAACTGTACCAACAGTTCAAGGACTCCAATTTTTTGGTCATCGGATTCCCCTGTGACCAATTTGCGCATCAGGAACCCGGCAGTGATGCTGACATTGCAGAGTACTGCAGGGTGAATCATGGTGTTACTTTTCCGCTTATGAGTAAGATAGAAGTCAACGGAAAGAATACCCACCCCGTTTTTGCATTCCTGAAACAACAAGCTCCGGGAAAACTTGGTAGTACCATCAAATGGAATTTCACCAAGTTCTTGGTTGAGAAGGACGGGGTGACCGTACACCGGTATGCACCCACTGAATCCCCGCTCTCGCTGATCCCGACTCTGAAGGAGATACTCTAATGGCCCATGACCAACTCTTGCTTTCCAATCAACTTTGTTTTCGCTTCTATGCCTTGGAACGGGAGCTCATGGCTGCCTACCGACCTCTTCTCGATCATCTGGGTCTGACCTATGCCCAGTACATCACACTGCTCTATCTATGGGAGCATGAGAAAGCGACGGTTGGAGAACTGTGCAGTGCCTTGAGCCTCGATACAGGGACTATGTCACCACTGCTCAAGCGCTTGGAATCGGCCGGTCTCATCGAACGACACCGCCTTGTCAGCGATGAACGGACTGTTGAGGTCATCCTCACCCAAAAAGGCCGTGAATTGGAGCAGAAGGCTGTTTCCATTCCCAGTCATATAGCAACCTGCCTGCTCAGCAGCGACCGCGATGAGCAAGGCAAGAAATATGCACAATTGAGGCAGATGCTCGATGAGACGCTCGAGCAACTCAAGCAAACTCGCAGGCAACGGGATGGAGGAAGGTACTATGAAGCCAAGTAAGAAGGCGGGGTTGTTTGTCATCGCTCTTGTTGTGATGATAACGTTGGCCGGATGTGCCACGACGGTGCCGGAGGCTGAGAAATTGAAAACAGTGGATTCCCTTGATTTGAATCGGTATCTTGGTTCTTGGTATGAGGTTGGACGGTATCAGCACCCCTTTGAGAAGAATCTGGTAGGGGCGAAAGCTGAGTATACGTTGCGTGACGATGGGCGCATCCAGGTTGTAAATAGTGGATTGAAGAAGACTCTCGATGGCAAACTTACTTCGGTCAAAGCTGTAGCCTGGAGACCCAATGAATCCGCACAGGGGCGTCTGAAGGTAAAGTTCTTTGGCTTGTTCACTTCCGACTACCTTGTTTTCGGTCTTGACCAGGAAACCTATCAGTGGGCAGTGGTCGGCAATGATTCTCGAGAATTTCTCTGGTTCCTTTCCCGTACGCCCACCATCAGTGATGAGGTGCTGCAAACCATGAAGGCTATTGCCATTGAGCAGGGCTATGCTATGGAAAAACTCTTTCTGGTACCACAAAAGTTGCGATAAGCAAAGCCCCTATTGTTTTCGTTTTCAAGCAGGACTTGCCACTATTGGCAAGTCCTGTTTGTATTCAACCGACCTTGTTTTCTTTCTCTTCTCCAAGATTGGTCATCAGGACCTTCAGGCCCTGCGCTTCAAACACCGAGCGGGCCATGCGAAGCTGCTTGGCTGTAGGCTCGGGAACATCCTTGAAGGAGTAGTGCAGTTTCAACTGCTCCCACTTGTACTGTCCCATCCGATGGTAGGGAAGCAGTTCGATCTGCTCGATGCAGCTGAAGGCTGTAAGAAAGGCTGCCAGTTCTTCTAGCCGTTGTTCATCGAGTGTCCATCCGGGAACCAACACATGCCTTAGCCATACCTTCTTGCCGATACTTTGGCAGTAGGCAAGGGTGGAGAGGGTGTTTGCATTTCCCATTCCGGTAAGGCTGAAGCACAGTTTGTCATCCAAGCTCTTGATATCCAAAAGGATCAAGTCCGCTGCATCCAGCACCGGTTTTGACAGCTCCAAGGGGACGCTGCCAGCCGTATCGAGTGCAGTATGAAGACCTTCCTGTTTCAGGCGCTTGAGCAATGCAAGGGCGAACTGTGGCTGCTTCAGCGGCTCGCCGCCGCTGATGGTAACACCGCCCTTGGCAATGAAATTCCGGTAGCCCAGAATTTCTTGGACCAAATCCTCGCTGTCCGAAAGATTTCCCCCGTTCAGATTCCAGGTATCGGGATTATGGCAATACCGGCATCTGAGTGAGCACCCTTGCAAAAACACAACATACCTGAGACCCGGACCATCCAAGGTTCCAAAACTTTCCACGGAGTGGACAGATCCAATCACTGACATGGCTTCTCCTTACAGGGATTCGTGGAAGGTGCGGTGAATGACATCAAGCTGCTGTTCTCGCGTTAGCTTGATGAAGTTGACCGCATACCCGCTGACCCTGATCGTCAGCTGGGGATACTTCTCCGGGTGATCCATGGCGTCCAGCAGCGTGCTCTTCTCCATGACGTTCACATTGATGTGATGGCCCGTCTGGGCAAAGTACCCGTCCATGAGGGTGGTAAGATTGGCAATCTGCATCCCCGTGTTCTTTCCAAGTGTGGAAGGAACAATGGAGAAGGTGTAACTGATACCATCTTGGGCGTAGGCATACGGTAGCTTCGCTACACTCTTCATGCTGGCAACACAGCCCTTTTGGTCTCTTCCATGCATCGGGTTCGCTCCCGGTGCAAACGGTTCGCCTGCTTTTCTCCCATCGGGGGTGGAGCCGGTCTTCTTGCCATAGACTACATTGCTGGTGATGGTCAACACTGAAAGGGTGGGGATGCTCTTTCGGTAGGTGGTGTGCTTCTTCATTTTCTGCATGAAGGACTTCACCAGGTCCCGTGCGATGGCATCGACGCGGTCATCGTCGTTTCCGTAGGTGGGGTAGGTTCCTTCGATTTCAAAATCAATGGCCAGTCCACTTGCGTCCCTGATCGGCTTCACCTTGGCATACTTGATGGCGGACAGGCTGTCAGCCACAACGCTCAGACCTGCAATCCCTCCGGCCATGGTTCTGACAATCGCTTCATCGTGCAACGCCATCTCAAGGCGTTCGTAGCTGTATTTGTCATGCATGAAATGGATGACGTTCAGCGTATCGATATACAGCTTGGCAAGCCAACCGCTCATCGTCTCAAAACGATCAAGAACCGTGGCATAGTCAAGGTACTCGTCCTGTATGGGGGCGAACTTCGGACCGATCTGCTCACCGCTTTTCTCATCGCGTCCGCCGTTGATGGCATATAGCAAGGTCTTGGCCAAATTTACACGGGCGCCGAAGAACTGCATCTGCTTTCCGATGCGCATTGCCGAGACGCAGCATGCAATACCATAATCGTCGCCATAGTCGGCTCTCATCAGATCGTCGTTCTCATACTGGATCGAGGAGGTTTCAATCGAAAGCTGTGCACAATAGTGCTTGAAGTCCTGAGGCAGGTTCTGGCTCCAAAGGACGGTGAGATTCGGTTCGGGTGCCGGCCCGAGGTTGGTCAGGCTGTGCAGGAAGCGGTAGCTCATCTTGGTGACCATGTGCCGTCCGTCAACGCATATGCCACCGATCGATTCGGTGACCCAAGTAGGGTCTCCGCTGAACAGCTGGTCGTACGAGGGGGTTCTCAGGAATCGGATGATTCTGAGTTTCATGATGAAGTGGTCGACCAACTCCTGAATTTCCGCCTCGCTGAAGGTTCCTTCCTTCAGGTCCCGTTCAGCATAGATGTCAAGGAACGTGGAAATACGGCCAAGGCTCATCGCAGCACCATTCTGTTCCTTGGTTGCTCCAAGGAAGGCAAAGTAGAGCCACTGGATTGCTTCTTTGGTATTGATCGCAGGCTTGGCGATATCACAGCCGTAGGAAAGGGCCATTTCCTTGAGCTCGACCAAGGAGCGGATTTGCTCGCTGAGCTCCTCGCGATCACGAATCACGTCCTCGGTCATTGCATCAAACGTATAGGTGCGCTTCGCTTCCTTCTTTTGCGCTATCAGGTAATCGATTCCGTAGAGGGGAACACGGCGGTAATCACCAATAATTCTTCCCCGCCCGTAGGCGTCGGGAAGGCCGGTGATGATGCCGCTATGGCGGACTTTCTTCATTTCATCGGTATAGACATCGAAAACACCGTCATTATGGGTTTTGCGGTAGGTAAAAACCGTATCCACATCCTCGGGCAGGGTTTTGCCGTAGGCTTCAAGCTCGGTGTGTACCAACCTGATGCCCCCAAAGGGCATGATTGCACGCTTCAGCGGCTGGTCGGTTTGCAGTCCTACTATCTGTTCCAATTCCTGGTCGATATACCCGTTTTTGTGACTGGTGATGGTGGAGATGGTCTTTTCATCGATATCGTACATGCCGCCTCGTTGGCGTTCAATTGCAAGCAAATCCTTGAGCTTGTCCCAAAGCTGCACGGTGCGTTGTGTCGGACCCTGCAGGAAGGAAGCATCGCCATCGTAGGGGGTGTAATGCTCAACGATGAAAGCTCTCGTGTTGATTTCGTACTTCTGGTCTTCTCTATCGTCCATGGTGTTTCCTCTTTCACACGTTTCTCGTATACTTTTCTTAGCTTTGATATACCATGTTCAAAAAGTTTATACTGTGATTGAAATCACAAATTGAGTATTTCACTAGGAGATAGTATGGAAGCGTCCATTCAATGCCAGAGTTGTGTCAATGACCACTGCATCCGAAGCGTTCCGCTTTTTGCTTCCCTGCAACCTGAAGCGGTACATGCCCTCACTTCCCAAATGGAGCATACAAGCTTTCAGAAAGGGGAAATACTGATTCGTGAAGGGGATAGGGCGACCGGCTTCACTGTCATACGGAAAGGAAGCGCCAAAGCCTACCGGACCAATGCTGATGGCAGGGAGCAGATTCTCTATATTTTCCCAGCCAACGACTACTATGGTGCACGGTTCCTTTTTACCGAAGAGAGTGTTCCGTATACGGTCGAAGCATTGGAAGAAACCCACGTCTGCATCCTCAGTAAAGCACAGTTTGCCTCTCTGATTGAGGCGCACAGCTCAGTGGCACTGCAAATCATTGAGGCGATGGCAAATCGGATGAGCCGCCTTGAGACTGCCATGCAGAGCATGGGTGGCAGGAATGCTGACTTGAGGATTGCAAGCTTATTGCTCGAGTTCAAAGAGCCGTACGGACACTATAACGGCCCCTATATAGAAATAACCCTTCCTCTCAGTAGGGAAGGGTTGGCGAATTACCTCGGATTGGCTCGAGAGACGCTCAGCCGAAAACTGGCTCAATTCGAGAGTGATGGATTGATAGAGCAGATCGGGGCCAAGGTGATACGAATTGTGGACCTGCAGCGGTTGGTCAGCCTCTCTGTTATGGTCGACTAACCGTTCTGCTGAGTCTTCTCATAGATAGCCTCAATCTCTTTTTTCCCCATCAGGGCCTGCAATAGGTAGGCAATGATGATAATGCCGGGAATATCCACCAGAAGGCGGGTCAAGGCAAAGGGAATGCCTAATGCCGAGAATTCAAAGAGAATCATCGGGATCTTGGTTGTTGACCAGGCTCCGAGGAAAATCAGGACATTTGAGAACGTTACCCCTTTCTTCATGAAGACTGCAGCCACGGGAAACGCTCCATACAAAGGACCTGCGGCCGCCGAACCGATGAAGAGGGCCAAGAGAATCCCCTTGAGGCCGCTTCCTTCTCCCATATATTTGACCATGGTCTGCTTGGGCACCCAGATATCCAAAAGGCCCAGGAGCACGAAAATCGGGGGAATTATGAGCAGCATCTCCCGAAGCTGGTAGGCGGTTGTATTGAGTACCTGTTCGCCGAGTTCCCGATTGAAGAGGCCTGTCACCACCAAGGCTACCAATACTACCAAGAAAGAGCGATATCGCTTGAGAACTTGCTTCATACCAGAACCTCCATGACTTGTCCGATGACAAAGGCAACCAAGAACGAGAAAATGAAAGCAAGGCCGTTGCGATAGAATGCCATTTTTTTGCCAAAGTAGCGTATCTCAACCGGAAGGGTGACTATGCCGACCATCATCAACGTTGAGATGAAAGCGCCGATTTGCATGTATCCGGCACCTCCGTTGACCAAAAGAGCGGCAGTAGGGAAGGCAACGAAACCTGGAATCAGGGTGACGGCCCCGACAATGGCGGCGAGCAGGACTCCGAGCCATCCCGATTCAGAGCCGATGATTTTCAGAATCATTGCATGGTCCAACAAACTGAGCAGCAGGCTGACCAACAGAATGACGACCAGAAACTGGGGAAGGATATTTTCAAATGCTTTCCAAGCTTTCACAAGAGCCTTGTGAGTTTTCTGTTTATCCTTCACGAAGGAAAGGATGAGCAGAATGGCGGTGACACTGTAGAGGATGATGTTCATCAGGTTTGTTCCTTATGGTATCTATATAACGAATTTGTTTGCCAATGGCAACTATACAGCAATCCTGCAGGCAATCAAATCTTTCTTTATAGATAGAAAAATACCTATTCTAGTAATTAAGTAGGAATTTCTATGTTGTTGTACACAATTAGCTTGCGTATTTGAAAACCGTGAGGTACGCTTGAATTAGGAAAAGCGTAAAAATTGACATAGTGGAGGTAATGTATGGCAAATGTACAAACGATTCTGGATCAAAAAGGGAAATTAGTTATTAGTATTGGACCTGACGATGCCCTATCACATGCCCTTTTGAAACTTACCGAGCATAAAATTGGCGCGCTGTTGGTGCTCAATGAGCAGGGTGACATCAAGGGAATCCTCTCTGAACGAGACATTATCCGGCATTTCTCCAAGAGGCTCGAACACCTGAATACGGCTTCTATTAAGGTGCGGGAAGTGATGACCACCGGAGTAACCTATGTCAAACCGCATCAGAGTTCTGAAGACTGCCTCCATCTCATGACTGCAGGACACTTCCGTCACCTTCCGGTAGTCGAGGACGATAAAGTCATTGGTATGATTTCCATCGGGGATGTCGTTAAGGCTGCCTTGGACGAACGTGATTTCCAAATTGGAGAGCTTGAGCATTACATCACAAATGCTTACTAAGCTCAAAGATAGTTTGTTCAATTTTTACAGAAAAGCGCTTCCCTTGTGAGGCGCTTTTTATCATACTATAATAGTAGGAATTATGGTATAAGGAGAAATCATGGACGATAGAAAAATTGCGAGACTGAAAGAAATCATTGAGAAACTGCATAGCGGAGTCTCCAGTGATGCGGTGAAGATTGAGTTTGAAGCTGAATTCGGCACCGTAAGTGCAGAAGAATTGGCTGCAGCCGAGCGCAAGCTAATGGAAAGCGGTGCCATCCAAGTGGAGCAGGTGCAAAAGCTGTGTGATGTCCACGCCTCAGTCTTTGGCTCCAGCATAGAGGAGATTCACCAAGGCAAGCAGGCTGACAAGACACCGGGCCATCCCGCTTTTGTATTCATCCAGGAAAATGCCGGTTTGACTGAGTTCCTCGATACTGAATTCAGTTCTGCCGTAATGGCCTACAAACAGAAGAAAAGTGATGATGCTAAAGCCAATCTTCTTTCTGCATTGAAGAGTTTGAGCAAGCTGGACAAACACTATGCCCGCAAGGAGAATCTCTTTTTCCCGTATATGGAGAAGGCCGGCATAACCGCCCCTCCGAAAGTCATGTGGGGAGTGGATGATGAAATTCGGGATCTGTGGAAAGCTGCTATCCATAGCCTCCAAACTGATGGCAGCGTGCAGGAATCTGTGCTGGATAAGCTACTAGAACAGGTGCACAGCATGATCAACAAGGAGAACAATATCCTTATGCCGATGCTGCAGGGTGTCATGGATGGTGATGCATGGCTTACTGTCGCCCGTGATAGCGCCGATATCGGTTACTGTTTCAACGGTGGCATTGAGGGGGCAAGCCCTTCAGATGCTCTTACTTGGTATCGTTGGAATGCAAGCATGAGCGGCAAGCAGGATTTTGCTGTGAAGCAGGAGGACAGCGGTGAAATCGTATTGCCCAGTGGTCATTTTAACCTCGAGGAATTGACTTGGATGCTCAACACGCTTCCTGGTGATGTTACCTTTGTAGGAGTGGATGACAAAGTCCGGTATTTCAGCGAGGGCAAGGACAGGGTATTTCCGCGGACTCGCAGCATTGTTGGTCGCGAAGTAGCGTATTGCCATCCTCCCAAGAGCCTTGCAGTTGTACAAAAACTGGTGGAGGATTTTAAAGCCGGCCTGAAAGACAGTGAATCCTTTTGGATCCAGAAAGGGACCAGCTTCATCCTCATCCGCTATTTTGCCGTACGAAACGAGAAACAAGAGTATTTGGGTGTTGTCGAAGTGACCGAAGAAATTTCCTCACTGAGGAGTTTGGAAGGTCAGAAGACACTGCTCAGTTAAGCAGACGAGTTCTGGGGGAGAGTACTGGCTACTCTCCCTACAGCCCTTTTGGTTGTTTCAGCTGGTTGATGAATGCCAAATAGGCATAGATTTGTCCCTGGATCTCCGCATTCTTCAAAACGCCCCTGCCGCCCCAATCCTGTCCCTCATAGATGGTGAGGTGGTGAAATTCTCCTTCGAGGTCGATTACATTCAGCGGACTTATTTTCTGCCTAGTCTCCAAATAAAGCAACGTAGTTTCATATGCTTCACGGAAGGCCTGCTCCTCTCCAGTGAGGTCTGAATCGTAATCATTGTGTGTATTGTTCATGCTGTTCCTATACTGATCGTGTAGATAATTTGGTAAAAAGAGTGCTGAGTTGTCTCTCCACCTGGGGGTGTGCGAGGCGCTTGATATCGGAGAAGGCTCTCTTTTTGTATGATTCTGCAAGAATTTGAGCTTTTTGTACACCACCCAACGATTCAACCAGAATAAGTGCCTGTTTGACGGTTTTTTCCTTCAGAGGAGTCGAAGCCTGATACAAAAGATCGTGCAACTGTGTTTGTCCGTTTTCTCGTTCCTGCTTCAGCGCATAGATGAGCGGCAGGGTGGGGATCCCGCACTTGAGGTCATTGCCTGTATGTTTTCCCAACTTTGAGGAACTGCCTGCATAATCAAGGATGTCGTCCTGGATCTGGAAGGCCATTCCCATGCAGTATCCAATTCGATGGCACAGCATCTGCCTGGTCGGTTCCGATTCCTGCAGTGCGACACCAGCGTAACAACTTAAGGCAAACAGGCTTGCCGTTTTCCCTGCTATCCGGCGCAGATACGTGTGATGGGATATAAAAAAGTCGCCTTGGCCTGCATCCTGTTCCAGTTCACTTTCGCAAAGCCGACTCAGTGCACGAGAGACAACCCTGCTGTCCATTCCCCGTTC contains the following coding sequences:
- a CDS encoding DUF438 domain-containing protein; the encoded protein is MDDRKIARLKEIIEKLHSGVSSDAVKIEFEAEFGTVSAEELAAAERKLMESGAIQVEQVQKLCDVHASVFGSSIEEIHQGKQADKTPGHPAFVFIQENAGLTEFLDTEFSSAVMAYKQKKSDDAKANLLSALKSLSKLDKHYARKENLFFPYMEKAGITAPPKVMWGVDDEIRDLWKAAIHSLQTDGSVQESVLDKLLEQVHSMINKENNILMPMLQGVMDGDAWLTVARDSADIGYCFNGGIEGASPSDALTWYRWNASMSGKQDFAVKQEDSGEIVLPSGHFNLEELTWMLNTLPGDVTFVGVDDKVRYFSEGKDRVFPRTRSIVGREVAYCHPPKSLAVVQKLVEDFKAGLKDSESFWIQKGTSFILIRYFAVRNEKQEYLGVVEVTEEISSLRSLEGQKTLLS
- a CDS encoding lipocalin family protein, giving the protein MKPSKKAGLFVIALVVMITLAGCATTVPEAEKLKTVDSLDLNRYLGSWYEVGRYQHPFEKNLVGAKAEYTLRDDGRIQVVNSGLKKTLDGKLTSVKAVAWRPNESAQGRLKVKFFGLFTSDYLVFGLDQETYQWAVVGNDSREFLWFLSRTPTISDEVLQTMKAIAIEQGYAMEKLFLVPQKLR
- a CDS encoding polyprenyl synthetase family protein, whose product is MTDFWDDEQELKKNLMNVSSTIESTVATAHGFIRPILLDHVQSVGKMLRPALILITSALGEQEVTEDAIRVGSILELIHLASLVHDDIIDSAAKRRGKSTVFAKVGAKQAVLAGDFLLAKALMLTSGKERGMDSRVVSRALSRLCESELEQDAGQGDFFISHHTYLRRIAGKTASLFALSCYAGVALQESEPTRQMLCHRIGYCMGMAFQIQDDILDYAGSSSKLGKHTGNDLKCGIPTLPLIYALKQERENGQTQLHDLLYQASTPLKEKTVKQALILVESLGGVQKAQILAESYKKRAFSDIKRLAHPQVERQLSTLFTKLSTRSV
- the pflA gene encoding pyruvate formate-lyase-activating protein — protein: MSVIGSVHSVESFGTLDGPGLRYVVFLQGCSLRCRYCHNPDTWNLNGGNLSDSEDLVQEILGYRNFIAKGGVTISGGEPLKQPQFALALLKRLKQEGLHTALDTAGSVPLELSKPVLDAADLILLDIKSLDDKLCFSLTGMGNANTLSTLAYCQSIGKKVWLRHVLVPGWTLDEQRLEELAAFLTAFSCIEQIELLPYHRMGQYKWEQLKLHYSFKDVPEPTAKQLRMARSVFEAQGLKVLMTNLGEEKENKVG
- a CDS encoding CBS domain-containing protein, producing the protein MANVQTILDQKGKLVISIGPDDALSHALLKLTEHKIGALLVLNEQGDIKGILSERDIIRHFSKRLEHLNTASIKVREVMTTGVTYVKPHQSSEDCLHLMTAGHFRHLPVVEDDKVIGMISIGDVVKAALDERDFQIGELEHYITNAY
- a CDS encoding Crp/Fnr family transcriptional regulator, with amino-acid sequence MEASIQCQSCVNDHCIRSVPLFASLQPEAVHALTSQMEHTSFQKGEILIREGDRATGFTVIRKGSAKAYRTNADGREQILYIFPANDYYGARFLFTEESVPYTVEALEETHVCILSKAQFASLIEAHSSVALQIIEAMANRMSRLETAMQSMGGRNADLRIASLLLEFKEPYGHYNGPYIEITLPLSREGLANYLGLARETLSRKLAQFESDGLIEQIGAKVIRIVDLQRLVSLSVMVD
- a CDS encoding permease, which gives rise to MKQVLKRYRSFLVVLVALVVTGLFNRELGEQVLNTTAYQLREMLLIIPPIFVLLGLLDIWVPKQTMVKYMGEGSGLKGILLALFIGSAAAGPLYGAFPVAAVFMKKGVTFSNVLIFLGAWSTTKIPMILFEFSALGIPFALTRLLVDIPGIIIIAYLLQALMGKKEIEAIYEKTQQNG
- a CDS encoding glutathione peroxidase — its product is MQAIYDFKAVANNQREFDFSTLQGKTLLIVNTASKCGFSPQYDDLEKLYQQFKDSNFLVIGFPCDQFAHQEPGSDADIAEYCRVNHGVTFPLMSKIEVNGKNTHPVFAFLKQQAPGKLGSTIKWNFTKFLVEKDGVTVHRYAPTESPLSLIPTLKEIL
- the pflB gene encoding formate C-acetyltransferase, which gives rise to MDDREDQKYEINTRAFIVEHYTPYDGDASFLQGPTQRTVQLWDKLKDLLAIERQRGGMYDIDEKTISTITSHKNGYIDQELEQIVGLQTDQPLKRAIMPFGGIRLVHTELEAYGKTLPEDVDTVFTYRKTHNDGVFDVYTDEMKKVRHSGIITGLPDAYGRGRIIGDYRRVPLYGIDYLIAQKKEAKRTYTFDAMTEDVIRDREELSEQIRSLVELKEMALSYGCDIAKPAINTKEAIQWLYFAFLGATKEQNGAAMSLGRISTFLDIYAERDLKEGTFSEAEIQELVDHFIMKLRIIRFLRTPSYDQLFSGDPTWVTESIGGICVDGRHMVTKMSYRFLHSLTNLGPAPEPNLTVLWSQNLPQDFKHYCAQLSIETSSIQYENDDLMRADYGDDYGIACCVSAMRIGKQMQFFGARVNLAKTLLYAINGGRDEKSGEQIGPKFAPIQDEYLDYATVLDRFETMSGWLAKLYIDTLNVIHFMHDKYSYERLEMALHDEAIVRTMAGGIAGLSVVADSLSAIKYAKVKPIRDASGLAIDFEIEGTYPTYGNDDDRVDAIARDLVKSFMQKMKKHTTYRKSIPTLSVLTITSNVVYGKKTGSTPDGRKAGEPFAPGANPMHGRDQKGCVASMKSVAKLPYAYAQDGISYTFSIVPSTLGKNTGMQIANLTTLMDGYFAQTGHHINVNVMEKSTLLDAMDHPEKYPQLTIRVSGYAVNFIKLTREQQLDVIHRTFHESL
- the mgrA gene encoding L-glyceraldehyde 3-phosphate reductase; protein product: MYKPNPQRYDAMLYNRCGKSGLKLPAISLGLWQNFGDQTSLANARKMLHTAFDLGITHFDLANNYGPPPGSAELNFGKLLAQDFASYRDELVISTKAGYLMTPGPYGEWGSRKYLLNSLDASLMRMGLEYVDIFYSHRFDPDTPLEETMGALATAYHSGKCLYVGISSYSAAKTKEAYSLLKQMGIPLLIHQPSYSMLNRWVEADLLGTLDELGVGTICFSPLAQGMLTDRYLEDIPQGSRASRQGSSLSQNMLSEENLAHIRSLNDIAKERGQSLPQMALAWCLRRKEITSVLIGASSAEQVSENVAALQNLVFSSDELAKIDAYAKDGNINLWARSSKD
- a CDS encoding permease; the protein is MNIILYSVTAILLILSFVKDKQKTHKALVKAWKAFENILPQFLVVILLVSLLLSLLDHAMILKIIGSESGWLGVLLAAIVGAVTLIPGFVAFPTAALLVNGGAGYMQIGAFISTLMMVGIVTLPVEIRYFGKKMAFYRNGLAFIFSFLVAFVIGQVMEVLV
- a CDS encoding MarR family winged helix-turn-helix transcriptional regulator is translated as MAHDQLLLSNQLCFRFYALERELMAAYRPLLDHLGLTYAQYITLLYLWEHEKATVGELCSALSLDTGTMSPLLKRLESAGLIERHRLVSDERTVEVILTQKGRELEQKAVSIPSHIATCLLSSDRDEQGKKYAQLRQMLDETLEQLKQTRRQRDGGRYYEAK